The Cyprinus carpio isolate SPL01 chromosome B19, ASM1834038v1, whole genome shotgun sequence DNA window ATCTGCAGGTTTGGGAAATTAATATCAAAGTGCAAGAAACATATTTACAAGTATGCTTTCAGCAGATGCTCTTATTCAaagtaattttattgtaaattaaaaaacaacaaaaaacgcTTAATTTCAACAAGTTTACCGATAATACAGTAACAGATGCCATATTTTTTTCACTAACAAGCCCACAACTTGGAAACCCTAGGCCCAAAGAAAGTTTCTTATTTGTGATTACAACTTTGGTGGCATTCATGTGTGTTcaactcgaaaaaaaaaaactttgcattaaatgtgtgtgtgtatatatatatatatatatatatatatatatatatatatatatatatatatatatatatatatatatatatatatatatatatatatatatatatataaataaatatgtttgtgtgttaaaaGCAGAAACTTGTTTACATTTAATACAAAGCTTACATTTAATGCAAAGTATTTGGGGGTTAAAGTGGTAAGTACATTAATTCTTCAAAATGTGTCTTTGTGTTCCTTTGATAAATACTAATGAGCAAATGGACAAAATCTTTTCGGGAGCGATGAATTAAACTGCTGCAGGAGCTTCACACACAAATCTTTTCTCTAGAGAACAGAAAGCATCCGACCAGAAATCCGTCTCTCCGCCAGGATGTCCTAGACCAGCGCAGTCCTCACCGTCCGGATGGCCTTTAGTCCAGTTATCAGGCTCTCTGATTCCATTCTCTCGCTTAATCCAGAATCTGCAGAATGGAAAAAACACAAAGTACATCTGCTTCAAGTATTGGTTTTTCAATGCAAAGGTGGTATTTTAAACATTAGTGTAGATCTTACTCTACTGAATCATTAACTGGCTGTTTGTTCACCCAAACCCAGTGACCTTCAGTTTCCAGATCATTAAGACCAATCCAGTGGGTTACTTTAACGTTAGAAGTAacaaaatcctgaaggagaacaAATTGAACAGTGTTACTATCATGCAACTAGAGAGATCTGATGTAATGTAGAAAAGGTTCAGAACAgaaaaatgtatagtatttaaagtcaacatgaaatcacaaCTGACCCTATGTTTTTGAGCCTTTTAATGCACATTCCAGGTCTTATTGTAAATGATTCCACTGACATCACATtactgtacaggtgctggtcatataattagaatatcatcaaaaagttgatttctttcactaattccattcaaaaagtgaaacttgtatattatattcattcattacacacagactgatatatttcaaatgtttatttcttttaattttgatgatatctcagaaaattagaatattacttaagaccaatacaaagaaaggatttttagaaatcttgggcaactgaaaagtatgaatatgaaaagtatgagcatgtacagcactcaatacttagttggggctccttttgcctgaattactgcagcaatgcggcgtggcatggtgtcgatcagtctgtggcactgctcaggtgttatgagagcccaggttgctctgatagtggccttcagatcttctgcattcttgggtctggcatatcgcatcttcctcttcacaataccccatagattttccatggggttaaggtcaggtgagtttgctggccaattaaaaaCAGGGATATCATGGTCTTAAACCaagtactggtagctttggcactgtgtgcaggtgccaagtcctgatgtaaaatgaaatctgcatctccataaagttggttagcagcaggaagcatgaagtgctctaaaacttgctggtatatggctgcgttgaccttggacttcagaaaacacagtaaaccaacaccagcagatgatatggcaccccaaaccatcactgactgtggaaactttacactggacctcaagcaacatggattgtgtgcctctcctctcttcctccagactccgggaccctgatttccaaaggaaatacaaaatttactttcatcagagaacataacctTGGACCCCTCAGCAgaagtccagtcctttttgtctttagcccaggcgagatgcttctgacgctggctgttgttcaagagtggcttgacacaaggaatgcgacagctgaaacccatgtcttgtacatgtctgtgtgtagtggttcttgaagcactgactccagctgcagtccactctttgtgaatctcccccacatttttgaatgggttttgtttcacaatcctctccagggtgcagttatcccgattgcttttacactttttttctaccacatcttttccttcccttcgcctctctattaatgtgcttggacacagagctctgtgaacagccagcctcttttgcaatgaccttttgtgtcttgccctccttgtgcaaggtgtcaatggtcgtcttttggacaactgtgaagtcagcagtcttccccatgattgtgtagcctacagaactagactgagaaaccatttaaaggcctttgtaggtgttttgagttaattagctgattagagtgtggcaccaggtgtcttcaatatcgaaccttttcacaatattctaattttctgagatactgaatttgggattttacttagttgtcagttataatcatcaaaattaaaagaaataaacatttgaaatatatcagtctttgtgtaatgaatgaatataatatacaagtttcactttttgaatggaattagtgaaataaataaactttttgatgatattctaattatatgaccagcacctgtactatCAGTAAATAGTGCCTAATTAATCCTTAAGAAGGCACAAAGTTGCTCTCTAGAAACCTAAAAACAAGACACTTTCTCAACCAATCTGCTGAGTCCTTTCAAGAAGCAGCTGAAGACAGACTAAACCACAGCCACGAACAAATAAACTTCCAATAATTactcctattttttttaaaaaaaaaagacaagtttcTGTTtaaagtatctgctaaataaatTCCAGATACACAAAATTAAGCCCCGACTTCATCTGGACctattttactcaaaaatgtcATGTTACAGAAGTAAAACGGGTTCGGTTTCAAGTTGACTTCACCAGTCTCAGTATGTTTAGCGTATTAATGTAGGCCTATAGAGAACATACATGTTataattatgatttgttttgatGTGAGCACTATTTAACTGTAGAATATGAAATTGAATCTCAGAAGAATGTATGAACTGGTGAACACACCTGCTCTGCTTTGCTGTTTATGATCACTAGATGTCCTCCTAGACACACACAGTGATCTCGACTTTGTGTCCAATTCATCTTGAACTTAGAGAAGTAGTAACACTTTCCTCCAGAATGAATCCAGTGGACGGCACAAAGTGCACACCCTGTGCTGTCTTTAGTAAAAGAGGTAGAGATTAATCAGTTATTCATTATTTTAGACACATTTTCTCTTTATATTATCGagtgattgtatgtgtgtgtgtttaaggtttTTTACACTTTGCACATGGCTCAGATCTTAAGACGTACAATTTAATCTGTTCAGCTTTCTAAGTGTCTCCTCATGCTGGTGCCGGAGCGCATCAAACTGTGCTTTGTAATCTGCatccaaaacaaagaaacaatgaTGATGAGATGGTGTGCGGCGTTTGACAACGGACTGCACAAACAGGAATGAAAGTGTTGTGGTTGCTGTTTTCCCTCACCTGTGGCATTTTGGTCCTGATCAGACACAGGCACACTGAAGtctgaattaaaaaaagcaagAGCTGCAAAACAAATCAATAGAATCTCAAATATTTTAGATCAGAAGAAGTGCTTGGATTCTTTTTATGTAATAGAATCTCAAATATGTGTAGATATAATAGAAATGCTTATGTTTAGGCATGAGTTTAGAAGTAAAATGAGTTACGTGTAGCATGTGAAAGAAGTATGGCCAGAGTGCAAACACCTCCGAAAGCAAAGACCAAACAGACACTGAGAACTATCAGAAGAACTTTAATCCATTTATGCACAGTCACTTCTTTCTTGAGGGTCTTCTGACCTGTGATTAGAAGTTTATAATAATTATCTATACAAgtcaaatgcttaaaaataactAGATACAGTATAGATATATATCTTTATGAGGAATATGgtgtaaatgtacatttacatttattaatttagcataatCCTAGGTATAATACAAGAACTtgacaaatatgtaaataaatattagtcTGAGTTACAAACCTGCatgttgggtttccatgttttgtGGGAACATTACATATATAGATGTAATAATTTTgtactgtaaaaactgtattttccatCCCTTTACCGCTTGCACAAAACTACTggaatttttagattaaaaaaaaaatcattctatttGAATAACAATCATTATACACCACATAAACCAAAAAACCACTAAAAAGGACATAGATTTTGGATAGTGccatctttgtggggacattttgtccCTATAACATAGAGTAGGCTATAACACGCACACCCCAAATTCTGTATAATTAGTAAAACCAGTTTAAACCAGAGAAAAGTATGAAGTATGATAAAGAATTAGTCTGAACTTAGTCACAGTTCTTGATACTTCCTTGAACGAAGGAAATGTCACATTCTTACTCAgaagttttatttctttaataaaagttgtttataGTGCTGTTTGATGATTTTGATGTGAAGTTTTgttacagaatgaatgaatgaatgagaactGACAGTACTATAGAGATTagatcttttgttttaatttatttgaagtgtattttacagtgtaaacGTATTTGTTGTGCTTCATTGTATGAATACTCATTAatgctaatattattaataataaatggtcTATCAGACATCATTAGGTTTTTGTTGATAAATTGTCTTACCTTTGTATCGGGAGCATTTGTTAATTGAAGCATTTGTTGAACATATGAGTTCAGAATTTGCATAGATTACATCCATTTCATTAAACTGGCAGAAGTCTGAGTGACTGACAGTTAAGGAAGTCAAACATACTATTTAAACAGACATCACAGGAAATAATCATTGGCCGATAGTAGAGCagcaaattcacacacacacacacacacacacacacacacacacacacacacacacacacacacacacacacacacacacacacacacacacacacacacacacacacacacacacacacacagacacacacacacacacacacacacacaaatagcctaaatataataacatttccaAAAGGCAAAATGAAAGAAGTCCCATGACAATTATGCCTTAAAACACCCATTTCCTTATTTATTTGCTATGTGCACTTGACTTATTTCTTGCACTGGGCTTGTCTCTTCTATTAAAGTAGTTTTCTATTTAGTTTTGCCCCTCAGATTGCACAAAAaccttaaaggtgcagtgtgcaATATTGACAGCTGACAGAGGTTGATAGGCTATATGGGCTGAatcacaaagacaaaacaaaaacagccattCCAACATGAACAGCATGCTTATATTTAGTGAGCATATATGCAATGTATTGAGTTCCTAAGCCACTGAgggatttataaatgagtaataattctttaaaatcattccttaatgtaactggaagccagtgtaatgacctgaggactggtgtgatatgttTAGATTTTCTGGTcatagtcagaatcctggcagcagcgttctaaGCTGCAGctatctaaatgtttttttttttttttttttttttttggaaaggttGGTCAGGAatccattacaatagtccaccctgctagtgataaaggcatgaacaagtttctccaagtcttgactggaaacaaaacgtCTAATTCTTGccatgtttttgagatgatagaaTGCTGATTTAGTTAGTGCTTTAACATGAATACTGAAACTAGTGACAAGACAAGATGAGCGTTTGgggttaaaaagttaaaacataatttctttacgAATGAAGAAAGCTCAAGGTCATCTTGGATGACAAGTGGGTGAGTAGATTATCTGTaaatttttgttctggaagtgaactactctgCACTGGTCAGTGTGAATGTAGATTTGGCAGTGACAAGATCAGCTGCGTGACAGCACGGAAACAGGTCACCACAATTCACATTATAGTTGTTATTGTGGTAGTCTTCATTGATGGCCTGATTTGCACATGTCAGAACAGTCATCTCAGCAACAGAAGAAACAGTTACTTAAACACTATAAGATGATCAATACTAATTATTGGCatagtttattcaaaaataaaaattatgtcatttactccctctcatgttgttttaaacctgtatgctgttttgttttcctgtGGAGCACAACATGACGTGATATATGCAATAGCCAATGAGAGCGAGCAAGCGTCACCTACTGGATGTTGCTTCTATAGCTGAAATTTGGCAGCCACAAAAAATGCCATGAAAGCAGAATACATCACCCATATTCACTGTGAAAAAGAACTCGCGCCAGGAGAGCCAGCTGACAACATTGATTgttctccttttgtttttcttctctagtcaCGTTTGATCTTGGGAATCTCCATGAGATTTCATGTCATTGTGAAATCGTTCCTACAATCAGCAAGTGTGTGGTCTCGCAGTCTGGACGAATTGTCTAGTGTGTGCATTCAGGggattataaggctaaaaatcGGTTGAAACCGTCCATGTgtgtctgtggtctcccatggttttaaaatgggttaagatttgaaaatcatTCTAGTGTGTGGCCAGCCTAAGTAGGTGACAAAGAACTGCTTAACATTATACCATTACATACTGCAACATCTAACACTACctataacaatagtaataatagaGAAATTTGCTGTAATTCAGGG harbors:
- the LOC109067145 gene encoding C-type lectin domain family 4 member E-like, coding for MDVIYANSELICSTNASINKCSRYKGQKTLKKEVTVHKWIKVLLIVLSVCLVFAFGGVCTLAILLSHATHFSVPVSDQDQNATDYKAQFDALRHQHEETLRKLNRLNYSTGCALCAVHWIHSGGKCYYFSKFKMNWTQSRDHCVCLGGHLVIINSKAEQDFVTSNVKVTHWIGLNDLETEGHWVWVNKQPVNDSVEFWIKRENGIREPDNWTKGHPDGEDCAGLGHPGGETDFWSDAFCSLEKRFVCEAPAAV